One segment of Nostoc piscinale CENA21 DNA contains the following:
- the yidD gene encoding membrane protein insertion efficiency factor YidD → MKLLFIWLIRVYRMFISPLFPPTCRFQPTCSMYAIQAIERFGVVRGGWMAIRRILRCHPFHPGGYDPVPEIASSDTKQQDCCGHTQLNSENETQPELRNH, encoded by the coding sequence ATGAAACTATTATTTATTTGGTTGATTCGGGTTTACAGAATGTTTATCTCGCCGTTGTTTCCCCCTACTTGCCGCTTTCAGCCAACTTGTTCTATGTACGCTATTCAAGCAATTGAGAGGTTTGGAGTAGTGCGCGGTGGCTGGATGGCAATTCGCCGCATCTTGCGTTGTCATCCATTTCACCCCGGTGGCTATGACCCAGTACCAGAAATCGCGTCATCAGACACAAAACAGCAAGATTGTTGTGGTCACACTCAATTGAATTCTGAAAATGAAACTCAACCAGAATTGCGAAATCACTAA
- a CDS encoding HlyD family efflux transporter periplasmic adaptor subunit gives MNFLRAQENYADSSFNDLNPEQLPVFDVNEFLPSIGKWIGVAGSVMISIFLMAVTLSSILKYNVTVKVPATIRPLGELKVVESAITGTVQKIEAKDNQIIKQGQAIAYLDDGRLQNQKSQLQNTIQKSKLQLGQIDAQLSEINMQLAAQTELMNQTILAAQADLSGTERNYQDQRIKAFAEMTQAESTLMIAKLQKDRLRREKLLTTTLQETEAALTLARVQRDRLQREKLFQSTVQEAATALQIAQKQKDRLQRDRLLTVTVQEAEAALQMAKLQRDRLQPIVALGAVSLNLFEEKVQAVKSAEARLAEAKANTKNLLEEKEQAVISAKAKLAQAQENAKNSLEEKQLAVKAAETKLEQAKANAKNSLEEKAQALTIAQTNLIKAQTAINPSNSPVAVALARIQQEQAKKQADLAALKKERETLLQQRLEFQKQLDTTQKELQQTENDLSKTVIRAPSDGILLQFNLRNPGQVVQPSEAIAQIAPLDATLQIKARVPAQDIDKVKANQQVQMQVSACPYPDYGTLKGTVTTVAPDALTVEKNAALPTVQPPPAYEVTIVPQTLSVGRGDRQCHLKPGMEGRADIISRQETVMQFILRKARLIADI, from the coding sequence GTGAATTTCTTACGCGCTCAGGAAAACTATGCTGATAGTAGTTTTAATGACCTGAATCCAGAACAACTCCCTGTATTTGATGTCAATGAGTTTCTTCCCAGCATTGGCAAATGGATTGGTGTTGCTGGGAGTGTAATGATTAGTATTTTTCTGATGGCAGTAACTTTATCTTCGATTCTTAAGTACAATGTCACAGTTAAAGTTCCGGCAACAATTCGACCTTTAGGGGAACTCAAAGTTGTGGAGTCGGCGATTACTGGAACTGTGCAGAAAATTGAAGCGAAAGATAATCAAATCATCAAACAAGGCCAAGCGATCGCTTACCTGGATGATGGACGGCTTCAGAATCAAAAAAGTCAGTTACAAAATACAATTCAAAAAAGTAAATTGCAACTGGGTCAAATTGATGCACAACTGAGTGAAATTAATATGCAGCTGGCGGCGCAAACTGAATTAATGAACCAGACAATTTTAGCGGCGCAAGCAGATTTAAGTGGGACTGAACGCAACTATCAAGACCAGCGAATTAAAGCTTTCGCGGAAATGACGCAAGCAGAATCAACGTTAATGATCGCAAAGTTACAAAAAGACAGATTACGGCGCGAAAAACTGCTAACTACGACTTTGCAGGAAACCGAAGCCGCCTTGACATTAGCAAGAGTACAACGCGATCGCTTGCAGCGCGAAAAATTATTCCAATCAACTGTGCAGGAAGCAGCAACCGCCTTGCAAATTGCCCAAAAACAAAAAGATAGATTGCAGCGTGATCGACTTTTAACAGTTACTGTCCAAGAAGCCGAAGCCGCCTTGCAAATGGCGAAGTTACAACGCGATCGCCTACAGCCAATAGTCGCATTAGGAGCCGTTTCACTCAATTTATTTGAGGAAAAAGTTCAAGCAGTTAAATCTGCGGAAGCTAGGTTAGCAGAAGCTAAAGCCAACACGAAAAATCTTTTGGAAGAAAAAGAACAAGCAGTGATTTCGGCAAAAGCGAAACTCGCACAAGCTCAAGAAAACGCGAAAAATAGCCTAGAAGAAAAACAATTGGCAGTCAAAGCAGCCGAAACGAAGTTAGAACAAGCGAAAGCCAATGCTAAAAATAGTTTAGAAGAAAAAGCCCAAGCCCTCACAATTGCCCAAACAAACTTAATCAAGGCGCAAACTGCTATCAATCCCAGTAATTCACCTGTAGCTGTCGCACTTGCACGCATTCAACAAGAACAGGCGAAGAAACAAGCAGATTTAGCGGCGTTGAAAAAAGAAAGAGAAACTTTACTTCAGCAGCGCCTAGAATTTCAAAAGCAACTAGACACCACGCAAAAAGAACTGCAACAAACCGAAAATGATTTAAGTAAAACGGTGATTCGCGCACCGAGTGATGGAATTTTGTTGCAATTTAATTTACGCAACCCTGGACAAGTTGTCCAACCCAGCGAAGCGATCGCCCAGATTGCACCTTTAGATGCAACATTACAAATCAAAGCCAGAGTACCCGCACAAGATATCGATAAGGTAAAAGCAAATCAACAAGTGCAGATGCAGGTTTCTGCTTGTCCTTATCCAGATTACGGCACACTCAAGGGTACTGTAACCACAGTTGCACCCGACGCTTTAACTGTTGAGAAAAACGCTGCATTACCAACTGTGCAACCACCGCCTGCTTATGAAGTGACGATTGTACCGCAAACTTTATCTGTTGGTAGGGGCGATCGCCAATGTCATCTTAAACCAGGAATGGAAGGACGCGCCGATATTATTTCTCGCCAAGAAACAGTTATGCAGTTTATTCTGCGAAAAGCCAGATTAATTGCAGATATTTAA
- a CDS encoding peptidase domain-containing ABC transporter, giving the protein MFGLFKFKHQKKYQCVLQSSEEDCGAACLVSICKHYGRFLSMSKSREAVGTGQLGTTLLGLKRGSETLGFNTRAVKAAPAIMDRITEIHLPAIIHWHGYHWVVLYGKRGKKYIVGDPATGLRYISREELAIAWNGVMLLLEPDLTRFFVQFQEEPKQGLGSFFQRVLPYRNLLSQVLLINIVLGVLALGSPVLLQLLTDDVLVRGDTQLLVVVVSAVVITSLFSSSLQAVQSMMIAHFGQRLQLGLVMEFARKILQLPLSYYESRRSGEISSRLRDIDEINQLVSQIVILLPSQFFIAVISFSIMLFYSWTLTLAVVLVALLMTASTLPFLPILQQKTRSLLVLGAENQGVLVETFKGAQVIKTTNAAPQFWDEFQSRFGRLAHLTFSTIQIGIINGTVARLISTIGGVVLLGLGSILVIQGQLSIGQILAFNVLQVNVLNLINSLVGFGDEYFRSQTAVSRLLEVIEATPEVIGGSQKPTVQIPADADIRFSQVTFHHAGRVDLLEEFSLKLPGGNVIALIGKSGCGKSSLAKLIAGLYELNSGNIRIGFYNIQDIALDCLRQQVVYVPQEPHFWSRSIVDNFRLGTPHITFEEIVKACQIADADSFISQLPNNYQTVLGEFGANLSGGQRQRLAIARGILTNPPILILDEATAGLDPVSEAQVLDQLLASRKGKTTILITHRPSVVHRADWIVMLDKGQVQLQGTLETFLSQKGEHLKFLSF; this is encoded by the coding sequence ATGTTTGGTTTATTTAAATTTAAACACCAAAAAAAATACCAGTGTGTTTTACAATCTAGTGAAGAAGATTGTGGAGCAGCTTGTCTAGTTTCAATTTGCAAACATTACGGACGCTTCTTGAGTATGAGCAAAAGCCGAGAAGCCGTAGGAACTGGACAGTTAGGCACAACTTTACTCGGATTAAAACGCGGTTCTGAGACGTTGGGATTTAATACTAGAGCCGTCAAAGCCGCACCAGCAATCATGGATAGAATTACAGAAATCCATTTACCCGCCATTATCCATTGGCATGGTTATCACTGGGTTGTGCTGTACGGTAAGCGAGGGAAAAAGTATATTGTTGGTGATCCGGCTACAGGCTTACGTTATATTAGCCGCGAAGAGTTAGCTATTGCATGGAATGGAGTCATGCTCTTACTAGAGCCAGATTTGACTCGGTTTTTTGTGCAGTTTCAAGAAGAACCAAAGCAGGGTCTAGGAAGCTTTTTTCAGCGTGTATTGCCTTATCGAAATTTATTAAGTCAGGTATTACTCATCAATATTGTTTTAGGTGTATTGGCGCTTGGTAGTCCAGTTTTGCTGCAACTGTTAACAGATGATGTTTTGGTACGAGGAGATACTCAATTACTAGTTGTTGTTGTCTCAGCCGTTGTGATTACTAGCTTATTTAGTAGTAGTTTGCAAGCTGTACAGTCAATGATGATTGCCCATTTTGGTCAACGATTGCAATTAGGGCTGGTAATGGAGTTTGCCCGCAAAATTCTTCAGTTACCGTTGAGTTATTATGAATCGCGCCGCAGTGGGGAAATTTCTAGTAGATTGCGCGATATTGATGAAATCAATCAGTTAGTATCGCAAATAGTAATTTTATTACCCAGTCAGTTTTTCATTGCGGTAATTTCTTTCAGCATTATGCTGTTTTATAGTTGGACTCTCACACTGGCAGTTGTCTTAGTTGCCTTATTAATGACTGCATCTACTTTACCTTTTTTGCCAATCCTCCAACAAAAAACCCGCAGTTTGTTGGTTTTGGGTGCAGAAAATCAAGGGGTGTTGGTAGAAACATTTAAAGGCGCACAGGTAATTAAAACGACGAATGCGGCTCCTCAGTTTTGGGATGAATTTCAAAGCCGTTTTGGTCGGTTGGCACATTTAACTTTTAGCACTATTCAAATTGGGATTATTAACGGGACTGTTGCGAGACTAATTTCTACTATTGGTGGTGTAGTTTTATTAGGATTGGGTAGTATTTTAGTTATTCAAGGACAGTTAAGTATTGGTCAAATACTGGCTTTTAATGTTTTACAAGTCAATGTTTTGAATTTAATTAACTCTTTAGTTGGGTTTGGTGATGAGTATTTTCGATCGCAAACTGCCGTCTCGCGGCTTTTAGAAGTAATTGAAGCGACACCAGAAGTAATTGGCGGGAGTCAAAAACCAACGGTGCAAATCCCGGCTGATGCGGATATTCGCTTTTCTCAAGTCACTTTTCATCATGCGGGGAGGGTTGATTTATTAGAAGAATTTTCTTTGAAGCTTCCTGGTGGTAATGTGATTGCTTTGATTGGCAAATCTGGTTGTGGAAAAAGTTCTTTAGCAAAACTCATTGCTGGGTTGTATGAGTTAAATTCGGGAAATATCCGCATTGGTTTTTATAACATTCAAGATATCGCGCTGGATTGCTTACGCCAACAAGTGGTTTATGTACCGCAAGAACCACATTTTTGGAGTCGTTCAATTGTGGATAATTTTCGCTTAGGGACTCCCCATATTACTTTTGAGGAAATTGTCAAAGCTTGCCAGATTGCGGATGCAGATAGTTTTATTAGTCAATTACCGAATAATTATCAAACTGTTTTAGGAGAATTTGGTGCTAATCTTTCCGGGGGACAACGACAAAGATTAGCGATCGCTAGAGGGATTCTCACCAATCCACCTATATTAATCTTAGACGAAGCTACAGCCGGACTTGACCCTGTAAGTGAAGCACAAGTGTTAGATCAGTTGTTAGCATCCCGCAAAGGTAAAACCACAATCTTGATTACTCATCGTCCTAGTGTTGTACATCGTGCTGACTGGATTGTGATGTTAGATAAAGGTCAAGTGCAGTTACAAGGCACACTTGAAACATTTCTTTCTCAAAAAGGAGAACATTTAAAGTTTTTATCTTTTTAA
- a CDS encoding DUF4114 domain-containing protein → MKSSLFTKLFAATTLVTGLWVSATPANAAPPPAPANTVNIKSRNEAPIEFKDNIQDFKDFVGKESRYLAPETIGAHKVDLSQLTLKYAHDTKVFFIGETAGGYRNRLDFQATYGDTVTTGKIFGDTSCSTKDSAFQNFKEFCANPNDALANKTQQDSPLNVGDWVSLGKFQAGTTLDFLLHSNDINGGISGKNQQGQTVKGVFGLNEATNPDGLQHVMTYVYKNFLVLGYEDLWGGGDKDYNDVVFAVDIGSRNASALTGVSVPEPSATLALVGIGAIGVLKTRRRSLKKANS, encoded by the coding sequence ATGAAAAGCTCATTGTTCACTAAATTATTCGCTGCAACAACTTTAGTAACTGGTTTGTGGGTATCTGCTACACCAGCAAATGCAGCACCACCACCAGCACCAGCGAATACTGTTAACATCAAAAGCAGAAATGAAGCTCCAATTGAATTTAAAGATAATATACAAGACTTTAAGGATTTTGTGGGCAAAGAATCTCGCTATTTAGCACCGGAGACAATTGGAGCGCATAAAGTTGATTTATCTCAACTGACACTGAAATATGCTCACGATACTAAAGTTTTCTTTATTGGTGAAACTGCTGGTGGTTATCGCAACCGTTTAGATTTTCAAGCAACTTATGGTGATACAGTCACCACAGGAAAAATCTTTGGCGATACATCTTGTAGTACCAAAGATAGTGCTTTTCAAAATTTTAAAGAGTTTTGTGCAAATCCTAACGATGCTTTAGCTAATAAAACCCAACAAGACAGCCCCTTAAATGTTGGTGACTGGGTTAGCTTAGGCAAATTCCAAGCTGGTACTACCCTCGATTTCCTATTGCATTCTAATGACATCAACGGCGGTATCTCTGGCAAAAACCAACAAGGGCAAACTGTTAAAGGTGTGTTTGGCTTAAATGAAGCTACTAACCCAGATGGCTTGCAACACGTAATGACTTATGTGTACAAAAACTTCTTAGTTCTGGGTTATGAAGATTTATGGGGCGGCGGCGATAAAGATTATAATGATGTCGTTTTTGCCGTAGATATTGGTTCTAGAAATGCTTCTGCATTAACAGGTGTGAGTGTTCCAGAACCTTCTGCAACCTTAGCCTTAGTTGGTATCGGTGCAATTGGTGTACTCAAAACTCGTCGTCGTTCTCTGAAAAAGGCTAACAGCTAG